TTGAGGGGTGGGCGAGCCATCCCCTTTGGCGAGCCTAGGGGTGgtttcgttctttttttttttcttttttttttaaaggacattgacaatttttggtagtttgagaggacaTTAACTCAGTTAATAATTTGGGAGGAGGGATATTGACAATGAAGTTGTGGTAGTTTGAAGAAAGTATGTGTATTTTTCCATATAATCtaataaatgaacaaaatattaatGTGATGAAAAATTACTAAACTATGGGTGCATTTGGAATTGcaatattataaacaaaaagtgcaattttaaactaaattagaGAAAACTGATTGTTTGGGAttgcctttttaaaaaatttgcaatgaaaacacataaaatatgtgttttcaAATAAAAGGTAATAAGgtacttttttgaaaacacacaattttaaaggataaactgcgattttaaaggccaaatctcaattttaccaaacacttgactacatttttaaaattcacatattttaaaattgcaatcccGAACTCAACCTATATAACATTGTGAAAGAGTTACACAAGATGTATCTAACTTGAAGCCAACCCTTAAAGGTAGATATTCAATTGATCTCAAAGCTCTGTGATTAGCtccaaggaaataaaaaggcCATCACAGAATGGCCCATCATCATAAAAGCCTGTTTCCCAATCAAGTGGCCAATTGTTTGGGGTTTTGCACATCAAAATAAGGTCTACTATACACACTCTTGTACTCGTCAAATATCGAAGTCTAATCCGCATATGCTAACATCAACGGCTGCATGTGCTTCCATGGAAATTTCTCCAAACAACACCGCCGTCTCCTTCAGCTTCTACAAACATGCGCAACCCTCCCATCTCTCAGAACAACAAAATCCCTCCACGCGCTCACCATCACAACGGGCCCAGTCCCGAACCAACCCATTTTTCCTTACAACAATATCGTTTCTTGTTATGTTACGCTTGGCGAACTATTGTTTGCACGTCagttgtttgataaaatgcccCAGAGAAATGTAGTCTCATATAATACGATAATTAGTGCTTATAGTAGATGTGGGGATGTAGAGGAAGCTTGGAGTTTGTTTTCTGAGATGAGGGGTGTCGGATTCAGGCCGACTCAGTTCACGTTCGGTGGGTTAGTATCGTGTGGGGCACTGGATCTTCATCGAGGTGTTCAGCTGCAGGCGTTGGTTTTAAAGAACGGACTGTTTCATGCTGACGCTTTTGTGGGGACTGCTTTCTTGGGTTTGTTTGGGAGGCACGGTTGCGTGGAAGACGCGGTTCTTTCATTTGAAGATATGCCTTGTAAGAGCTTGGTGACATGGAATTCAATGTTGTCTTTGTTTGGACATCATGGGCTTGTTGaagattgtatttttttgttcCGTGAGCTCTTGACGGTGGAGACTGCTCTGTCTGAAAGTTCTTTTGTTAGTGTTTTGTCTGGAATTTCGTGTCAACGAGATTTGGCGTATGGGACACAAATACATGGTCTACTGACTAAAAATGGGTTTGATAATGAAGTTTCTGTTGTGAATTCTCTTATCAATCTGTATGTGAAATGTGCCGGCATATGCTCAGCAGAGAAACTCTTTGAGACGGTGACCGATCTGGATGTTTCATCATGGAATACAATTATTTCTACCGTGGCAAATAGTGAGATACCTGGAAAAGCATTGGAACTCTTTTTGAAAATGTGCATGACTGGAGTGTTGCCTAGCCAGCCCGCATTTGTAAGTGTTATTAACTCTTGTACGAGTCTGGAGATTCCAATGTATGGAGAATTCATTCATGCTAAAACATTTAGGAGTGCTTTTGAATCTGATGTATATGTGGGTAGTGCATTGGTTGACTTTTATGCTAAATGCGATAAATTGGTAGATGCCCATCACTGTTTCGATGAGATATATGAGAAGAATGTGGTTTCTTGGAATGCTCTGATTTTGGGTTACTCAAATAAATGCTCTTCCACTTCTATATTTTTACTCCAAGATATGCTGCGATTGGATTTCCGACCTAATGAATTCTCATTTTCGGCTGTTCTTAGGTCATCGCTAGCATTGGAAGTCCAGCAGCTTCATGGTTTA
This window of the Corylus avellana chromosome ca5, CavTom2PMs-1.0 genome carries:
- the LOC132180286 gene encoding pentatricopeptide repeat-containing protein At3g58590 isoform X1, whose amino-acid sequence is MCFHGNFSKQHRRLLQLLQTCATLPSLRTTKSLHALTITTGPVPNQPIFPYNNIVSCYVTLGELLFARQLFDKMPQRNVVSYNTIISAYSRCGDVEEAWSLFSEMRGVGFRPTQFTFGGLVSCGALDLHRGVQLQALVLKNGLFHADAFVGTAFLGLFGRHGCVEDAVLSFEDMPCKSLVTWNSMLSLFGHHGLVEDCIFLFRELLTVETALSESSFVSVLSGISCQRDLAYGTQIHGLLTKNGFDNEVSVVNSLINLYVKCAGICSAEKLFETVTDLDVSSWNTIISTVANSEIPGKALELFLKMCMTGVLPSQPAFVSVINSCTSLEIPMYGEFIHAKTFRSAFESDVYVGSALVDFYAKCDKLVDAHHCFDEIYEKNVVSWNALILGYSNKCSSTSIFLLQDMLRLDFRPNEFSFSAVLRSSLALEVQQLHGLIIRMGYLSNEYVSSYLVTSYAKNGLISDALVFVTASYNPLPVVPSNIIAGIYNRSGQYNETLKLLSLLEEPDLVSWNIVIAACARNNDYKEVFELFKHMHMFHIHPDNYTYVSLLSVCAKLCNFALGSSIHGVMIKADFNRCDTFVCNVLINMYGKCGSVESSVKIFDKMTNRNLITWTALISAFGLNGFAHEALGKFREMELLGFKPDRISLIAVLTSCRHGGLVREGMELFGRMRSYGVEPEMDHYHCVVDLLAKYGHVREAEKMIASMPFQPDAIIWRSILEGHKRQGNAVDQGIKHPNSDQPSKYLSMGD
- the LOC132180286 gene encoding pentatricopeptide repeat-containing protein At3g58590 isoform X2; the protein is MCFHGNFSKQHRRLLQLLQTCATLPSLRTTKSLHALTITTGPVPNQPIFPYNNIVSCYVTLGELLFARQLFDKMPQRNVVSYNTIISAYSRCGDVEEAWSLFSEMRGVGFRPTQFTFGGLVSCGALDLHRGVQLQALVLKNGLFHADAFVGTAFLGLFGRHGCVEDAVLSFEDMPCKSLVTWNSMLSLFGHHGLVEDCIFLFRELLTVETALSESSFVSVLSGISCQRDLAYGTQIHGLLTKNGFDNEVSVVNSLINLYVKCAGICSAEKLFETVTDLDVSSWNTIISTVANSEIPGKALELFLKMCMTGVLPSQPAFVSVINSCTSLEIPMYGEFIHAKTFRSAFESDVYVGSALVDFYAKCDKLVDAHHCFDEIYEKNVVSWNALILGYSNKCSSTSIFLLQDMLRLDFRPNEFSFSAVLRSSLALEVQQLHGLIIRMGYLSNESGQYNETLKLLSLLEEPDLVSWNIVIAACARNNDYKEVFELFKHMHMFHIHPDNYTYVSLLSVCAKLCNFALGSSIHGVMIKADFNRCDTFVCNVLINMYGKCGSVESSVKIFDKMTNRNLITWTALISAFGLNGFAHEALGKFREMELLGFKPDRISLIAVLTSCRHGGLVREGMELFGRMRSYGVEPEMDHYHCVVDLLAKYGHVREAEKMIASMPFQPDAIIWRSILEGHKRQGNAVDQGIKHPNSDQPSKYLSMGD